Proteins encoded within one genomic window of Brienomyrus brachyistius isolate T26 chromosome 22, BBRACH_0.4, whole genome shotgun sequence:
- the si:ch211-139g16.8 gene encoding immunoglobulin superfamily member 6 — MTLETSLISLFAFMLTCTVHACQINIQQQDLVSKWRGSAETTLHCEVNGTSDCVADRTWTFVWFKFEANSSRSLWSKGNARELLIRNVTVNDSGVYYCGVIVNDFTQSGGRYIGRGTLLVVREYSHVKHALVWTLFGLLALYSLALLVLLILKKMQRKTATFAGREHGNGGKGEPKRSAQFRSVVRELYSRRNLQKHMKKHCVTPAQPKDELTCSDAVDETVYQNM; from the exons TGCACGCGTGCCAGATCAACATCCAGCAGCAAGACTTGGTGTCCAAGTGGAGAGGAAGTGCTGAAACCACGCTTCACTGCGAGGTCAACGGCACCAGCGACTGCGTAGCTGATCGCACATGGACGTTCGTTTGGTTCAAGTTTGAGGCCAATAGCAGCAGGAGTCTTTGGTCTAAGGGGAACGCACGAGAGCTGCTCATCAGGAACGTCACCGTGAATGACAGCGGCGTGTACTATTGTGGCGTCATAGTCAACGACTTCACCCAGAGCGGGGGCCGTTATATTGGAAGGGGGACCCTGCTGGTGGTGAGAG AGTACAGCCACGTGAAGCACGCTTTGGTGTGGACGTTGTTTGGCCTTCTGGCTCTGTACAGCCTGGCCCTGCTGGTCCTTCTTATCCTAAAGAAG ATGCAGAGGAAAACGGCCACTTTCGCCGGCAGAGAACATGGCAACGGTGGGAAG GGCGAACCCAAACGATCAGCCCAGTTCCGAAGTGTGGTGCGAGAGCTGTACAGCAGGAGGAACTTGCAAAAGCACATGAAGAAACACTGCGTGACCCCTGCTCAGCCAAAG GACGAGCTGACCTGCTCTGATGCAGTGGACGAGACTGTGTACCAGAACATGTGA
- the mfsd13al gene encoding transmembrane protein 180-like, translated as MRFLVSLGMNPAAVAYSMTTVGAGMMNSIFSFYYVKLFLNKYKISEGDFHRSQVIYMIWNAVNDPLFGYIQDNSRLPCCSQRRLSILYGAPLYCLAFLIAWFPWRTYSAGDWMSGLHLSVALCAFDGLLTFVLLAQCALFAEISARHQSRLQLVQYSQVASLLGSSSVLFCSLLSHNMEDFGTFQGVTVLVAVLACCCMLYTGFHSDSRYDTRNGADEGGASSRPGPAPALSLTAIGSMTWQIVSQRDFQLFVIMNFFQVFMVAFCNNFTLIFAEHLIPQDALSSTAKSIMYGAGFICPQILVLSSQRLLQSLGYYRLILLSFYLEAGAALVMLLLGQSHYYILAVFITCNMVLVQATFNLFNLPLADIIDSDLHTYKRSSPLSSMVFGTNALFTKPAQSLAPMLVVTLLNKFGYEDLKDVGVVAEPSSLQMLHGAMFRLVCLVPLCVALLQSVVWRPFSIRESHTVDAKYAET; from the exons ATGAGATTCCTTGTAAGTTTAGGGATGAATCCGGCTGCTGTAGCATACAGTATGACCACGGTAGGAGCTGGGATGATGAACAGCATTTTCAGCTTCTATTACGTTAAACTTTTCTTGAACAAGTACAAGATATCCGAAGGAGATTTCCATCGGTCACAG gtgATCTACATGATCTGGAATGCTGTAAATGACCCACTGTTTGGATACATCCAGGACAATTCCCGACTGCCCTGCTGCTCCCAGCGCAGACTGTCCATCCTGTACGGCGCGCCCCTGTACTGCCTGGCCTTCCTGATCGCTTGGTTCCCATGGCGAACCTATTCAGCGGGCGACTGGATGAGTGGCCTGCACCTGTCGGTGGCGCTGTGCGCCTTCGATGGTCTGCTGACGTTCGTGCTGCTAGCGCAGTGCGCCCTCTTTGCTGAGATTTCGGCCCGGCACCAGAGCCGCCTGCAGCTCGTGCAGTACAGCCAGGTGGCCTCCCTGCTGGGCTCGTCTAGCGTGCTCTTTTGCAGCCTGCTATCTCATAACATGGAAGATTTCGGGACCTTTCAGGGTGTGACTGTTCTGGTGGCAGTCCTGGCCTGCTGCTGTATGCTCTACACTGGTTTCCATAGCGACAGTCGCTACGACACCCGGAATGGTGCAGATGAGGGCGGGGCTTCTTCACGACCTGGCCCCGCTCCCGCGCTCTCCCTCACCGCCATTGGCTCCATGACCTGGCAGATCGTCTCCCAGAGGGACTTCCAGTTATTTGTGATCATGAACTTTTTCCAGGTCTTCATGGTGGCTTTCTGCAATAACTTCACTCTGATATTTGCAGAACACCTCATCCCTCAGGACGCCCTGTCCTCAACAGCTAAGAGCATTATGTACGGGGCTGGTTTCATCTGCCCCCAG ATTCTGGTGCTGAGTTCCCAGAGGCTGCTGCAGAGCCTGGGGTATTACAGGCTGATCCTGCTGTCTTTTTACCTGGAAGCAGGGGCTGCCTTGGTCATGCTCCTGCTTGGGCAGAGCCACTACTACATCCTGGCCGTCTTCATCACCTGCAACAT GGTCCTGGTTCAGGCCACTTTCAATCTGTTTAACTTGCCCCTGGCAGACATCATAGATTCGGATCTTCACACTTACAAACGCAG CTCGCCTCTGTCCTCCATGGTGTTTGGCACCAACGCCCTCTTCACTAAACCCGCCCAGTCTCTGGCGCCCATGTTGGTGGTGACTCTGCTCAACAAGTTCGGTTACGAGGATCTGAAGGACGTCGGCGTCGTGGCGGAGCCCAG CTCCCTGCAGATGCTCCACGGTGCCATGTTCCGCCTggtctgcctggtgcccctgtgTGTCGCCCTCTTGCAGTCTGTTGTGTGGAGGCCTTTCTCCATCAGAGAAAGCCACACAGTGGATGCCAAGTACGCCGAAACCTGA
- the cdr2a gene encoding cerebellar degeneration-related protein 2, with protein MLTDVTLEQEFEGKKDVSWYDVEDVKRDLHLAAELGKTLLERNHELEAGLRQMYSTNQEQLQEIEYLSRQVELLRQMSEQHTKVYDQLELTSQKLEQDNHRLVLENRMAQQKIQCLSETIEGLQTQMMELQKQVEDLKPAQPDSTSRSVQPDSTSRSTQLGSGNKDPSEWVSGLASPGMCCMVETPPEHDTDCSWTEVDLANAEEENAALKVSLQTLRAQLRAEETRRQVAEQEVELAAQDSSVLGQRLAELEGCWERRQRLEQQVEELRRLWSIEAARARARGGRLSSETLLTPLHEEEIDTGAESGAESEAESDVGGPEGRHPGDGNLLRSPSTEDLLQVHERFCARRSQAVRPRGSSLLRKVDEQYSALQARYDALLSRCQQVADGLSHTAVQTAGTDRTRRRSTSSAETPGADVDTSPPEYRALFQEIFNCIRKTREDLSHQNKTATPTVQ; from the exons ATGTTAACCGATGTGACCCTGGAGCAGGAGTTCGAAGGCAAGAAGGATGTTTCGTGGTACGACGTGGAGGATGTGAAGCGAG ACCTCCACTTGGCCGCCGAGCTGGGTAAGACCTTGCTGGAGCGCAACCATGAGCTGGAGGCGGGGCTACGGCAGATGTACTCCACCAATCAGGAGCAGCTGCAGGAGATCGAG TACCTGTCCAGGCAGGTGGAGCTTCTTCGACAGATGAGCGAGCAGCACACCAAGGTCTACGACCAGCTGGAGCTGACCTCGCAAAAGCTGGAGCAGGACAACCACCGGCTGGTCTTGGAGAACCGCATGGCCCAGCAGAAGATACAGTG CCTATCAGAGACCATTGAGGGCCTGCAGACACAAATGATGGAGCTGCAGAAGCAGGTGGAGGACCTGAAGCCTGCCCAGCCAGACAGCACTAGCCGATCCGTCCAGCCAGACAGCACTAGCCGATCCACCCAGCTGGGCAGCGGGAACAAGGATCCGTCGGAGTGGGTGTCGGGCCTGGCCTCCCCAGGCATGTGCTGCATGGTGGAAACCCCCCCTGA ACACGACACAGACTGCAGCTGGACCGAGGTCGACCTCGCCAACGCGGAGGAGGAGAACGCCGCCCTAAAGGTCTCCCTGCAGACGCTGAGGGCGCAGCTACGGGCGGAGGAGACGCGGCGGCAGGTGGCCGAGCAAGAGGTGGAGCTGGCGGCGCAGGACAGCAGCGTCCTGGGACAGCGACTGGCTGAGCTGGAGGGCTGCTGGGAGCGGCGGCAGCGGCTGGAACAGCAGGTGGAGGAGCTGCGTCGGCTGTGGAGCATAGAGGCAGCCCGGGCCAGGGCGCGGGGAGGCAGGCTGTCCTCCGAGACGCTCCTCACCCCCTTGCATGAGGAGGAGATTGACACGGGGGCGGAGTCCGGGGCAGAGTCGGAGGCAGAGTCTGACGTGGGTGGTCCTGAGGGCAGGCATCCTGGTGATGGCAATCTGCTGAGGAGCCCAAGTACCGAGGACCTTCTCCAAGTACATGAGCGCTTCTGTGCTCGGCGCTCCCAGGCCGTCCGGCCACGCGGCTCCTCCCTCCTACGCAAGGTGGACGAGCAGTACAGCGCCCTGCAGGCCCGCTACGACGCACTGCTCAGCCGCTGTCAGCAGGTGGCAGACGGGCTGAGCCACACGGCCGTACAGACCGCGGGCACCGACAGAACTCGTCGTCGCTCCACCTCCTCCGCCGAGACTCCGGGTGCCGACGTGGACACCTCCCCGCCGGAGTACAGGGCTCTCTTCCAGGAGATCTTCAACTGCATCCGCAAGACCAGAGAGGACCTGA GTCACCAAAACAAGACAGCTACACCAACAGTCCAATGA
- the sdr42e2 gene encoding putative short-chain dehydrogenase/reductase family 42E member 2: protein MHEERAAHRPPSPCALEQNGSACTGQANGHALWANGTQYKVNGNVAEWRQTRACAASDTTGSDIRRGVASKVLVTGGAGYFGHRLGRALAEAGHSVILLDIVRPRWDTPEGVAFHQGDVRDFDSLMEVCQAVDCIFHVASYGMSGPEQLKKEQIESINVGGTSNVIKACLERGVSRLVYTSTVNVAFAGLPIEEGDEDSVPYVPLDMHIDHYSRTKAIAEAMVLEANGHPLKGGGCLQACVLRPSGIYGPEERRHLHRVMVNVERRLFSFSFGNQEARINWVHVDNLVMAHVLAADGLTPSKGYVASGQAYFINDGEAVNLFEWFTPLFEKLGHSRPSIHLPVFLVYSAAVLMECLHVAMRPVVEIPLLFTRNEVRNIAVTHTFRIEKARRELGFNPRKYKLADSVDQYLQACPVRPNPQLTNAYSALLILLLSLAALLIYCWQCC, encoded by the exons ATGCATGAGGAGAGGGCGGCCCACAGGCCGCCGAGCCCCTGTGCCCTGGAGCAGAACGGAAGTGCGTGTACGGGTCAGGCTAACGGGCACGCGCTCTGGGCTAACGGCACTCAGTACAAAGTCAACGGAAATGTAGCAGAGTGGCGCCAGACGCGGGCCTGTGCGGCGAGCGACACCACGGGCAGCGACATCAGGCGGGGGGTGGCGTCCAAGGTCCTGGTGACGGGGGGGGCCGGCTATTTCGGCCACAGGTTGGGTCGGGCCCTAGCTGAAGCCGGACACTCGGTCATCCTGCTGGACATTGTCCGACCGCGCTGGGACACCCCCGAAGGCGTCGCTTTCCACCAG GGGGACGTACGGGACTTTGATTCTCTGATGGAAGTGTGCCAGGCTGTTGACTGCATCTTCCACGTGGCGTCCTATGGAATGTCGGGACCTGAGCAG CTGAAGAAAGAGCAAATTGAGTCTATCAATGTTGGCGGGACAAGCAATGTCATCAAGG CTTGCTTGGAGCGGGGAGTCTCCAGGCTGGTGTACACCAGCACAGTGAATGTAGCCTTTGCTGGACTGCCAATAGAGGAGGGCGATGAAGACTCTGTGCCGTATGTACCTTTGGACATG CACATAGACCACTACTCCCGAACCAAGGCAATCGCCGAGGCCATGGTGCTGGAAGCCAATGGCCATCCTCTGAAAG GTGGGGGCTGCCTGCAGGCTTGTGTGCTGCGACCCTCAGGAATCTATGGCCCTGAGGAGAGGAGGCATCTTCACCGGGTGATG GTGAACGTGGAAAGGCGGCTCTTCAGCTTCAGCTTTGGGAACCAGGAGGCGCGGATCAACTGGGTGCACGTGGACAACTTGGTCATGGCCCACGTCCTGGCTGCCGACGGCCTGACGCCCAGCAAGGGCTACGTGGCG AGTGGACAGGCCTACTTCATCAATGATGGCGAGGCGGTGAACCTGTTTGAATGGTTCACACCCCTG TTTGAGAAGCTGGGTCACAGTCGCCCGTCGATTCATCTCCCTGTCTTCTTGGTCTATTCTGCAG CCGTCCTGATGGAGTGCCTACACGTGGCCATGAGGCCTGTGGTCGAGATCCCACTTCTCTTCACAAGAAACGAG GTCAGGAACATAGCTGTCACCCACACTTTCAGAATCGAGAAAGCACGGCGGGAACTGGGCTTCAACCCCCGCAAGTACAAGCTGGCTGATTCAGTGGACCAGTACCTGCAAGCCTGTCCTGTGCGACCAAACCCACAGCTGACCAACGCATACAGCGCGCTGCTGATTCTGCTGCTCTCCCTGGCAGCTCTGCTCATATACTGCTGGCAATGTTGCTAG
- the vwa3a gene encoding von Willebrand factor A domain-containing protein 3A — MAQDVHSDPQCTTSLLIQQGRRSLGRKWETASCSLDSRPLLTAVNHSDSQPISVKFDALSMSCLLPKLPNHNTPLNIKIPSFLPRTSADWLKINGLTAKGLDLYAVLSPNSYLFASQSGPIQSKTVTSTVNEGAMVEFEWHDGSMRNVQVDLPFLQNYQEQVYEAVRRLEERVLWLNTGSRRVWGMVCEPRVLIVVDLCQMNFLILANIQQCLRLLLEEQLANKESFNIIAFGTDVQQWGDTMAPPTAENLQEAWLWVQCLQCSGSRNLLQALRHAVEHTDQRGQLPTLGVYLLTSGVLDQDMTVVLDYVNERCSGEDLRLHVCLYSQGDEDLELSSSFDIMLPLRSLAHAGLGRFHWCNGAGVVESDDISALRREVETASCYLHKCSRLVDSMSQGATVRHSVQVRTQSAATLPTQGRKEECPNPLATDHTLTGLDAKTHKMVECSSARASVRPPNIAKVAVSPAQSLNSGRMSKARGKQTKPEVSLSLFYTEQGNKLGVVFKTYPKAKTVQRRVPALTLPKNEDVCSTKQWLKIFGVRPLKLDLHKLASGPDCTHNKKAVAQRGTSPQYCSVFPSVQINGVVKHLQLTSGELAQYLTQTEKLLRRYARRLLWLLSGSRCMFGSILEHDVCILLDTSGSMASCLDDVRKELESLIWDQLHQRGVRFTLLAFSDVVRAWRSTLVEASQEACQDAVRWLSQLSAYGGTCLLEALQVAIGLGDFLGCYLLSDGKPDSSCSLVLEEVASRIVGRRFTIHTVSLLCSDSTANDFLKRLAKRTGGRFHRYQGNSDIQATKTMLQESHSDQDLLALPAFEGDDLKKLAEEIDKVKQFRAQAEVFRRIVLAKQNRGMTEVQQSPEN, encoded by the exons ATGGCGCAGGATGTGCACAGTGACCCCCAATGCACCACAAGCCT CTTAATACAGCAGGGCAGACGTTCCCTGGGGAGAAAGTGGGAGACAGCTTCGTGCTCATTGGACAGCAGGCCGCTCCTCACAGCTGTCAATCACTCTGACAGCCAACCG ATTTCTGTGAAATTCGACGCTTTATCCATGTCCTGCCTGCTTCCCAAACTGCCCAATCATAACACACCTCTCAATATAAAGATCCCCAGCTTCCTGCCCAGAACATCAGCAGACTGGCTGAAAATCAATGGACTGACTG CCAAGGGCCTGGATCTCTACGCAGTTCTGTCTCCAAACTCATACTTGTTTGCATCCCAGTCTGGGCCCATTCAAAGTAAAACTGTCACCTCCACAGTGAATGAG ggggcgatggtAGAGTTTGAGTGGCACGACGGCTCAATGAGAAACGTGCAAGTGGACCTGCCATTTCTGCAGAACTATCAG GAGCAGGTGTATGAGGCGGTGCGTAGGCTGGAGGAGAGGGTCCTCTGGCTGAACACTGGCAGCCGGCGGGTTTGGGGGATGGTGTGTGAGCCCAG AGTGTTGATTGTGGTGGACCTGTGTCAGATGAACTTCCTGATCCTGGCCAACATTCAGCAGTGCCTGAGGCTGCTGTTGGAGGAACAGCTGGCAAATAAGGAGAGCTTCAACATAATAGC GTTTGGCACAGATGTGCAACAATGGGGAGACACAATGGCTCCACCGACTGCTGAAAACCTACAAGAAGCCTGGCT GTGGGTTCAGTGCCTACAGTGTTCAGGTAGTAGGAACCTGCTACAGGCCCTGAGACATGCAGTGGAGCACACCGACCAGAGGGGGCAGCTTCCAACGCTTGGCGTTTACTTGTTAACCAGTGGAGTACTAGATCAAGACATG ACTGTGGTGTTGGATTATGTGAATGAGCGATGCAGTGGTGAAGACCTACGACTCCATGTCTGCCTCTATAGTCAAGGGGACGAGGACCTTGAGCTGTCTTCTTCGTTTGACATTATGCTGCCGTTGCGCAGTTTGGCACATGCCGGCCTTGGGCGCTTCCATTGGTGCAACGGTGCAG GTGTTGTGGAAAGCGATGACATCAGTGCTTTAAGGCGAGAAGTTGAGACGGCATCCTGTTACCTCCATAAG TGCTCCCGGTTGGTGGATTCCATGAGTCAGGGAGCTACCGTCAGGCATTCCGTTCAAGTGAGGACCCAGTCAGCTGCAACTCTGCCCACTCAAGGGCGCAAGGAAGAGTGTCCCAATCCTCTGGCAACAGACCACACTCTCACTGGGCTG GATGCAAAGACACACAAGATGGTGGAGTGTTCAAGTGCAAGGGCATCAGTTCGGCCTCCTAACATTGCAAAAGTTGCTGTTTCTCCAG CACAGTCACTGAATAGCGGGAGGATGTCGAAGGCTAGAGGAAAGCAGACGAAGCCTGAGGTTTCCTTGTCCCTCTTTTACACCGAACAGGGTAACAAGCTGG GTGTGGTTTTCAAGACTTATCCTAAAGCAAAAACCGTACAGCGGCGTGTGCCCGCTCTTACTCTTCCCAAGAATGAAGACGTTTGCTCAACCAAACAG TGGCTAAAAATTTTTGGAGTTAGGCCGCTAAAGCTGGACCTTCACAAGCTGGCTTCTGGGCCAGACTGCACCCATAACAAGAAAGCAGTGGCCCAAAGGGGCACGTCCCCCCAGTACTGCTCCGTCTTCCCCAGCGTCCAAATCAAT GGTGTAGTGAAGCACCTGCAGCTGACCTCAGGGGAACTTGCTCAGTACCTCACGCAGACAGAGAAGCTTCTGCGGCGATATGCTCGAAGGCTGCTCTGGCTTCTTTCCG GCAGCAGGTGCATGTTCGGCTCCATCCTGGAGCATGACGTATGCATTCTCCTGGACACATCTGGGTCAATGGCCTCCTGCCTGGATGATGTGAGGAAGGAGCTTGAGTCTCTGATCTGGGATCAGCTCCACcagagaggtgtgag GTTCACCCTGCTGGCCTTCTCGGATGTGGTCAGGGCGTGGCGCTCCACCTTGGTCGAGGCATCTCAGGAGGCCTGTCAGGACGCTGTGCGTTGGCTCTCTCAGCTCTCTGCTTATGGAGGAACCTGCCTGCTGGAGGCCCTGcag GTGGCCATTGGCCTTGGAGATTTCCTGGGATGCTACCTGCTGAGTGATGGAAAGCCCGACTCCAGCTGCAGTCTGGTACTGGAGGAGGTAGCGAGTCGGATAGTGGGGAGACGTTTCACCATCCACACAGTCTCGCTTCTCTGCTCTGATAG CACAGCCAATGACTTTCTTAAGAGACTCGCCAAGCGAACAGGAGGTCGTTTCCACCGTTACCAGGGCAACAGTGACATCCAGGCAACCAAGACAATGCTACAGGAAAGCCACAGTGACCAGGAT CTTTTAGCGCTACCAGCTTTTGAAGGTGACGATCTGAAGAAACTGGCAGAGGAAATAGACAAAGTGAAGCAATTCCGCGCACAAGCAGAGGTGTTCAG ACGGATCGTCCTGGCGAAACAGAATCGAGGAATGACCGAGGTCCAGCAATCTCCGGAAAACTAA